The Brachyhypopomus gauderio isolate BG-103 chromosome 2, BGAUD_0.2, whole genome shotgun sequence genome contains a region encoding:
- the znf296 gene encoding LOW QUALITY PROTEIN: zinc finger protein 296 (The sequence of the model RefSeq protein was modified relative to this genomic sequence to represent the inferred CDS: deleted 1 base in 1 codon), with product MSRRKLGSRPQHLSAIQDDPESGAMPGSAPSPDLSAESAVGGSDLLTCGQCGQAFPLAHILTFIQHKQGGCGGAGTGPLSHAPPSPANHVVRRGPGAQVEAGYMALRRMTDRRWEEEPGGKAEASRADEPSSFTCLACECVLPSAWALLQHAQHIHSLSLYQAEASMTPELAKPAATMDPRHLGATLASAFHTASKRLPRAHQPQSSTPSPGGRDLQGLNFSLCLQRLAEVSCGNGGVVPSPSPSPPAASPFPRSAAPLLGAFSCETCGQSFQSLRSLSAHRRTHACERPYHCGLCELTFAQSGELARHMRSHRRAAAQGVPDMAASAADEDVKSHARLPQPGHQDGSGTTSAGHQGGELELGKHPAGPGLILLSSQSGPVGRSLIRYYPPQTEADEAGQGEQQPSPYGSPSEGSLESGETGGSGESGIASGSCTPKRPERDERPRADWEAEREAEGAEPAHDWPQEDERRAALAAPRRKREEACEFCGKRFRNSSNLTVHRRSHTGERPYRCGLCSYACAQSSKLTRHMKTHGARGTRAPFQCHLCSVPFTVYATLEKHLKKAHGVNNAAPPAGAYSLQAGPHAYAGVSVKMEDEPVDERQATNVCTPPAPEACVDMADELKEEDSEVRVSADRSPTPDDCREGAELQLTPSTA from the exons ATGTCCAGGCGCAAACTCGGAAGCCGACCGCAGCACCTGAGCGCAATTCAAG ATGACCCGGAGAGCGGCGCGATGcccggctccgccccctctcccgACCTCTCGGCAGAGTCCGCGGTCGGCGGCAGCGACCTGCTGACGTGTGGGCAGTGCGGTCAGGCGTTCCCCCTGGCCCACATCCTGACCTTCATCCAGCACAAACAGGGAGGGTGTGGCGGCGCCGGGACTGGCCCGCTGAGCCACGCCCCTCCATCTCCAGCCAATCACGTGGTCAGGCGGGGCCCGGGCGCGCAGGTGGAGGCGGGCTACATGGCACTCAGGAGGATGACGGACAGGCGGTGGGAGGAAGAGCCAGGTGGGAAGGCGGAGGCTAGCCGAGCAG ATGAGCCGTCCAGCTTTACGTGCCtggcgtgcgagtgtgtgctgCCCAGCGCGTGGGCTCTGCTTCAGCACGCCCAACACATTCACTCCCTCAGCCTCTACCAAGCGGAGGCCAGCATGACCCCTGAACTAGCCAAGCCGGCGGCCACGATGGATCCTCGCCACCTGGGAGCCACGCTCGCCTCTGCCTTCCACACTGCCTCCAAACGCTTACCCCGCGCCCATCAGCCACAGAGCTCCACCCCTTCACCCGGAGGGCGGGACCTGCAGGGTCTGAACTTTTCCCTGTGCTTACAGCGGCTGGCGGAGGTGAGCTGCGGGAACGGCGGGGTGGTGCCCTCGCCCTCTCCTTCCCCGCCCGCCGCCTCGCCCTTCCCGCGCTCGGCCGCGCCCCTCTTGGGCGCTTTCTCCTGCGAGACGTGCGGCCAGAGCTTCCAGTCCCTGCGAAGCCTGTCGGCCCACCGGCGCACGCACGCCTGCGAGAGGCCCTACCACTGCGGCCTGTGCGAGCTCACCTTCGCCCAGAGCGGGGAGCTGGCACGTCACATGAGGAGCCACCGGCGGGCGGCCGCGCAGGGCGTGCCCGACATGGCGGCCTCCGCCGCCGACGAGGACGTCAAATCCCACGCCAGGCTGCCTCAGCCGGGGCACCAAGACGGCAGCGGCACCACCAGCGCGGGCCACCAGGGCGGCGAACTGGAGCTCGGCAAGCACCCGGCGGGCCCAGGCCTCATTCTGCTGTCCTCCCAATCGGGGCCGGTGGGCCGAAGCTTGATCCGCTACTACCCGCCCCAGACGGAGGCGGACGAGGCGGGGCAGGGCGAACAGCAGCCCTCCCCGTACGGCAGCCCGTCGGAGGGCTCCCTGGAGAGCGGCGAGACGGGAGGCAGCGGCGAGAGCGGCATCGCCAGCGGTAGCTGCACGCCCAAGCGCCCCGAGCGGGACGAGCGGCCTCGCGCCGACTGGGAGGCGGAGCGCGAggcggagggggcggagccggcGCACGACTGGCCGCAGGAAGACGAGAGGCGGGCCGCGCTGGCCGCCCCCCGCAGGAAACGCGAGGAGGCGTGCGAGTTCTGCGGCAAGAGGTTCCGCAACAGCAGCAACCTGACGGTGCACCGGCGTAGCCACACGGGCGAGCGGCCCTACCGCTGCGGCCTGTGCAGCTACGCCTGCGCCCAGAGCAGCAAGCTGACGCGCCACATGAAGACGCACGGAGCCCGCGGCACTCGCGCCCCCTTCCAGTGCCACCTGTGCTCCGTGCCCTTCACCGTCTACGCCACGCTGGAGAAGCACCTGAAGAAGGCGCACGGCGTCAACAACGCGGCCCCCCCCGCCGGGGCCTACAGCCTGCAGGCCGGACCGCACGCCTACGCCGGCGTGTCGGTGAAGATGGAGGACGAACCCGTCGACGAGCGTCAGGCCACCAACGTCTGCACC CCCCCCGCCCCCGAGGCCTGCGTGGACATGGCCGAtgagctgaaggaggaggacTCTGAGGTGAGGGTCAGCGCCGATCGCTCACCCACCCCCGACGACTgcagggagggggcggagcttcaGCTCACTCCCAGCACGGCCTGA